The DNA window CAAGTAACAGTGTGCATAGGTTAAAATAGCATAGTGTGGAATGCATTCAGCAGGCGTACTTGTTCCAAAGCTAAAGACAGCAGTGAACAAAGCAAAATCCCTGCCCTCTTGGAGATTGTTTCTATTAAAGAGACAGAAAGCAGCAAGGGCATGATAAGTATGGAGGGAATTTGTGAATTCATGTAGGGTGAGCAGAAGAGTTCTAAGTGACACTTGAATGGAGAGCTGGAAAGAAGTGAGGGAATCTCAACCGAAAGAGCATTCCATGTATCAGGAAGGCGACTGGAGGCTCTGGCAGTGCTAGAGGAATGGCATGATGGATGTAGGTAGAAAGAGGTGGCGTCACCTCAGGATGGAGGTGGATGGAGTTAGGTGGGGGTAGAAGGAGGTAGAGGTCAGTGGTGGGAGGACGTTGCCAAGTTGAGGTGGGTGCCCATTAAAGGTTGCTGCTGCAGATCCCTCTGGCTGCTGTGCTGAGCAGAGGCTGGAGGGAAGGGGCAGCAGTAGGTAATGCAGGCTGCAATAGGGGAGGCTCGGAGCTGGGCCAGGGTGATGAAAGGGGGTAAGAAGTCAGACTCTGATTCTGGACAGCTTTGAAGGTTGATTGTAGGCTAATGCTGATGacgggctttctgggggagagtaaGAATGGTTTATGGTTATTTGCCAGCAGTCAGTGGCATAAATAATCTCAATGGCAGATTTTAAGTTATCATTGTGACATTATAAAAATGCATAGTTGGATCCAAGAGATGTGTGATTGAGACCCAACTACAGTCTAGAACCACCAGCACATTGAATAAAGAGATTGCTCTCACAGAAGGAGTGACTATGCTTAGTAAACAAAAGGAGGTGTCAGGGCTGACTTTGAGACACAACAGCTTGCAAAGCACTACAAGTTTTTATTTAAATGCTTTGTTCTTTACTAAATGAGGTTAAAGTTTGTGTTTCTCAGCCTCTTGTTAAACTTGCCCATTTAATGTCTCACCTGTTACCCTTTGGGTATTCccataactacaaaaaaaaaaaaaaatacatgtgtcaaATACATGTGGAAAAGGATTGGTAGGGAAAATAATTCTATGTTAAAACAATTAGTTGGTATTTTTCttccactgaaaacagtttacattTGAAAACATTAAAGTAGATGTCTGATTTTATACTTTTTGTCTTATAGTTTTGAAGTGATTAAAGTTATCCATGGCAAATTGTTGGATATGGTGGGGAAAGTACAGTAAGTAGcactattttatcttttttgtttACATGAACTTATTATAATAGCATCATCTGAGTAATGAAATCTGTCACTAatttgttttgttggtttttattttttttgttataaATAGAATACCAATTATGTTGgtgggaaataagaaagacctGCATATGGAAAGGTATGTCGCCTTTTAAATCATTTGTTGATTTGTAAGATCAAGTCCAAGTTGATTTAGTCACTGAACTGCCAGTTTTAAGTATTGTTTGATAGTCTTTTTAGCTGTAGTGTTTCTCTCTGTTTAGCAGTGTTGCAGTCATGCACAGCAAAAGCAAAACTACAATGTAAATACCACCACATTTCTCTAGAATAGGCAGCAAACTGTGTAGAAAACTCTCCAGAGATTATCTGCTGTGACAAAGGTAGCATCCATTGTTTTCACCAAATACTTTGAGTACTGAGGCTGGGATTgcagtgatgaactgggaaacAGGGTCCACATACCCAGGGAGCCCAGTAGCAGGGAGGAGGAGTCCTGTGCAACCTTTGCTCAGCACAAGTGAACTGCGAGCCCTCACATCCCTGCTATGAAGTAGGCAGTTGATACAGATATTGGAATACTGGGAAATGTAGTCATGTTCTCTGAGCCCAGAGCTTGCTGGAGAGTGGGTAACCCCATAAGGCAAGGTCTTTTATATTCCCCAACCAGACATAATCAGTGCTcttctgtttcttcttgatgGTGTCTAGCAGGGTATGGTTCTGCCTCACAAGAAAATCGATCAAAGTGGAGCCTGTTTTGTAAATTAATGAGGTGTTTTATCCAATAAAGATCAAAGAATTGGAATGTTCTTTTTCCTGTAGGGTGATCAGTTATGAAGAAGGGAAAGCTTTGGCAGAATCTTGGAATGCAGCTTTTTTGGAATCTTCTGCTAAGGAAAATCAGGTATGTAGTTTCTAACATTTTGCATACCTTCTCAGTCACAGGCATTTTGACCCCTGTCTTTATGAAGCCCACTTAAACTTTAGTCTTCAGCCacctatttttctttatttttattttggtgtgtgtggggggaagggtgtactggggattgaatccaggggatttctaccactgagctacatccccagctctttttttcttttttaagacagggccgctcaaagttgcccaggctggccttgaacttgtgattctccttcctcagtctcctgaataacTAGGATTATAGGGACACACATAGCACTTTTCACCATTTCTAAGCTTTCTAAGCTAAGCTTTCTTTGTTTGGCTTTAGAAAGATAGTAATGTTTTTATAAGTTCAGTGGGTACTCTACTTCTGGTGAGACCTATAATATTTGTAGGATCAGCAGAATAGTAAAGGAAATACTACCTTTTATGAACATATTAATTTTGTTTCTTAGTATAGAAATGAGACAGAACTAAATCATTAATTTTGTAACTCTTCCCTCCCCCTTTTCTATAGAACAAAGTGAGTcgtgtatttattatttttaacataGAAATTATTAGGAGCCATTTTATTACCAGTTTCCGCCCTGCAGCATGTCCTAGGAAGGATGTCAGCCTGTTCTCTCTGGCTCCACATAtttgccttttcctttttcttctgtgACTTTAGTTTAGACTCCTGTTCTTGAGTGCATATTTTAGTGTCCAAGCTCGTCTCCCACCCTCTATTTTCTCACCACTTCTCTTTGCTGCCCTGAACTTTTTAAACCTGCAAACCAATGGTGCCATCTCTGCTTGCAAAGTGCCAGTTCCTGCCATTGTGTGTGGAGCAGCCCTCATGCCCCAGTGCTCGGTTCTGTACTTCTCTCATAGGGTCTCACATGTCCCTGTCCTTCTTGGTCACTCTGTGCTTCTTGTTCCCTTAAACACAGTGGGTACTTTGCTCAGTCTTGTCTGTGGCCCGAAATGTCCTTTGTCTCCTGTCTTCATACATTTGCATGGTGTTGCCTAGTTTATAAAGTGCTTTCTATATATGATCTAGTTTGATCTTCCAGCAAGATAAATATATGGTTTTCATTTTCTGAGGACACTCTAATCCAGCAAGAGTGGCTGGTGGCTGGTCAGTGAGGCCAGCAGTCAGCTGGCATCCTTCTTGTCATGTTCCTCTTCTTCCCCCATGATGAAATTCCTAGCCCTCAAGGCTCACCTTCTCACTGGCCTCTTCctgattcatccacctgaaattagaGTCATTTCTTCTCTCTTACCCCTAATTCATTCTGAGATCCAAGAGAGTCTCACTCACCTTTATATTCTCCATACTGTTGAGTACAATGTTTTTGTGTTCGGTAAGTTTTTATCAATCCAGTATCCTTTGATCATTAAATCTTTCATTCCTGTGttcagacctggaggatattaaaTCTGTgtaattggtttccaggttccatATAGCAAGCAATTTATCTGAATCTGTTCTTTTCTGGAATAGATAGTAAGAATTTATGTAACAAAAGTTGAGATTAGTAAatgagagatggctacattttaaaaattgaattcaaCATTTATTGGGTATCGGCTCTGTCTTTATGTAGTTGCATCATCTCGTTTTAGAAATGAGAAAATTAAGGTCTAAAGAAGTTAAATAAGTTCCCCCAAGATCTCTCTGTATGATAGGAGAACTAGGGCTAAATTTAAATCTAACCCAAATCTCATCTTTTTTCCTGTACACAATGTTTTCTCATAGTGAGGTGTGATCCTAAGCCAGTGACCTTGATTAGATGAGAAGGATGGTCCCTGCTCCTGCTTGAGATCAGTCAGGAACACAAATACATCATTCATACCAACAGGCTGGAAGGCAGAGTACGTAGGTGGATCCATTTGGTGTATGGAAGATGCAGAGTCCTCTTATGAATGGAGCTTCTGTTGCCAGTGAAATGTCAAGCAGGTTATCAGGCGAAGCTGAGAGCGGGGGAGTCTGGAGAGGGCCAGACCTAGAGCCTGCTTCTGGAAgtgatgggggtggggggctgtggttgggttgctgggcagcaccaAGAGTCCCCCAAGTTCTTGCTTGTGGGTGTACAGTGAGCAGCCATTTTGTGTGCTCCTCTGGGCTGTGCCTGCAGCACTGTGCAGGTGGACACTTGGAGAGAAGGGTGATGAAGTACAGTGACCACAAGGGTGAACTatggaatctaagctggcccagaaGGAAAATGAGAATAAGAATCGGCTGCAGGACAGGAAAAATGTAGATCAGCACATCAGGTTCCTGTGGATTGAGAATCTGGGAATTGAAGAGAAAATGGACTAGGAAGGTGGTGTGGTGGGTAATGGAGGAGGGTGCTGCTGGTGATGACGACACCTGGGCTGGGGTCCACCTGTGGGACTTTGAGAACAGCATATTTTTCATCATCACAGTGCATTTAAAGGAAGGGATTGGCCATTTGCCTAGTCCTTCAGTGAAAGAGGGTTTCCCACCCAAGCTGGCAAGCCTTCTCATGAAGGACCATGAGGTTCTTGACGCTGGGGTAGAGATGGCAGTCATTAGAGGAGAGAAGACATTGGGGCTGGAAGGAGTCAGGAGGCTGATGTGATATACAGGTGGTAACCAGGAGGACTGCAGGGAGGCAGGCAATTTGGGGTTTGCAGGTGTCAGTCGAAGCTGGCTGGAAGGTGTAGGGAGAGAGGGGCTGAAGGGACAGAGAGGACAAGAAAAGCACCTCTCTTCCTGGAGCCAGGGATTCGGGGAAAGAAAGCAAGGTCTACAAGGGAGATTAGAGCCAGCAGTGAAGAGGGGCCCTGAAGGTCCAGAGGACCCTGAGGAAGATACGGGATGGCACAGGATGGGAGTCCAAATGAGGAGGCCCTAAAGTCCTGGGACTTCTTTAAGCCCTCCGGCCCCCTCCTGCAGCCATGGTGGTGGGCAGCTCTTTCCTCATCCTGTCCACAGTGAAACTGTCTACTTGAAAACTAGCTTTCTAACTGGTTTTCTTCCTTTTCAGACTGCTGTTGATGTTTTTAGAAGGATAATTTTGGAGGCAGAAAAAATTGATGGGGCAGCTTCACAAGGAAAGTCTTCGTGCTCAGTGATGTAATAACTGCTGCAAATCTGAGGACACTGGGAATATATATTCTACCTGAAGAAGCCAACTGCCCGTTATCCTTTAAGATAAACTAtgcttcttttttcttctgttaacctgaaagatatcatttgggtcagagcCCTCCCCCCGACCCTCAGATTATGTTAAACTCTGACTCTGTCCAAATGAGTTCACTTCCATGTTCAAATTTTAAGCAATCATATTTTCAATTTATATATTGTATTTCTTAATAATATTATGACCAAGAATTTTATCGGCATTAATTTTTCAGTGTAGTTTGTTGTTTAAAATAATGTAATCATCCAAATGATACATATTGTTACACTACTATTAActaggaggcttcaatatatcaGTGTTTATTTCATTGTGTTAAATGTATACTTGTAAATAAATAGCTGCAAACCTTAATCCTTTGTGCTACATAATgtgacttttgaaggaaaacctgAGTTTCTTTCCTGCTGTTCAGGAGGACTCTGAGGGATCCCAGGAATGAGTGGAAGACATGGCCCATAACTTTCCCAGGTACCTTCTCTACGCAAGGCACTGTCATTGCCCAGACAGTGATGGGATGGATTGCTGACCAGAATTGAGAGGCTTTGAGGGCAGAGGTAGTTCCCTAGTAATGACTCTTGTCCCCTTTAGCTCTGAGCCCTGAACTGTGACTTGATGCTGAGAGCAGGTGGGGAGGGCCATGGAATTCCCTGGCAGAACATTCTTGTCACCTTTTCTGTGTGTGAGTTGAAGAAAAGCTGTTAAGAAGCATCTTaaggctaggtgtggtggcacatgcgtgTATCCCAGcatcttaggaggctgaggcaggaggatcatgagttcaaagccagcctcagcaactcggcAAGACctggtctttaaataaaatacaaaatagggctggggatgtggctcagttgttgagtgcccctgagttcaatccccggtaccccaaaagggctatagctcagtggcagagcactttcctatcacatgtgaggtactgggttcaatcctcagcaccacataaaagtaaataaagaggCACTTTAGATTTGCCTTCTCCACAGTGTCTGGCAGTTTAGAGGATGTGGATGTTTCCAGCATCTTATGCTGGTACTTTGTAGCCTCACTCAGGTCCAGGTGTGAGGGTGAGTGCTGAGGCTGGGGTAGCCCTCACCTGGTCTGTTAAGTCAAACCTGGAGTTGAGCTGTGGTTTTTAAATTAAGACTCCTTCCCAGTTAAAATTTCTCAGGGTTGTTTTCTAGCATCAGCAAATGCTACCATTGACTCTATTAATATACTTTTGCTttacaattgattttttttttttaagtgggaatTGAACTCGGGAGTGCTTTAGCACTAAACTATATCCCTAGTtcgtttttattttgagggtttGATATAGGGCCTccccaaattgctgagactggccttgaacttgaagtcCTCCagtctctcagcctcctgagttggtggaatttcaggcatgtgccaccactcctaGCTTACAACTGATTTTTAATGAAAAACTGTAGTTTTAGAGCATGCTATTCTTTTGAATCTTTAAAGTTTTTATGTCATTTATCATCCTTGGATGAAATTCAAGCCTTAGAAGACCTCCGCCAAATATATACTTTTGAAGAATTAATTTGGACAGTAATTAATGTGGTTTGATCTTAGAACTAAAAATGTTGGTTCAAAATATATGGGTCCACATTAAATGTGGATCCAGTTCATCTTATCAGCCTTTGcatctaaaaagttatttttgtgTAAAGAAAACTCTCACAGAATCTTGTACTAGAAGGTAGTACAAATATGAAACTAGACACTAGTTCCGTTTTCATGAAGTGAACCTTGAAGCATTGGACCTCCTGGCTGCAGGGAGCACAGTGTCAGTCCTTTGCATGGGGTGGTCCACCTGCTCTTTGGTTGGTTCTTGAGCATCTACAATGTGCCAGGGGCTGTTTGAAGTGCTATCAACACAGCAGTTGCTCCGTAGCCCTGTGGAGCTTACATTGAGCCTTGGAGATGCCACTGTGGGCCCAGAAGTAACCCTACCATGAGACAGTTGAATTGCTTACTTCTTACATGTGCCAAACAGCTTGCTAGGTTTGGGGGGCCCCAAGTCATGACAGCAGACACCACTAGTGCAAATCCCATGTTCATGTCCTAGTTTGCTTCACCAATCATTGACCTTGTGAAGTAGGTAACACCTACTTCCACATGAGGAAACTGTCTTATATATGTTAAGTGATTATTTAAGATACACAACTGGAAACAGGAGcaatagccaggcacagtggcacattcctgtaatcccaataactcaggaaactgagacgggaggatcacaagttccaggccaccagcctcagcaacttagcatggcCCTAAGAAATTTAGCCAGATCTTgtcttaaagatttttttttttttttttttaatgatcaaaTTCACCCTGTTCCTGTAAGTTACTGTGTCATCTAAGCTTCTAAAGCAATTCTTGGAACTGCCAGCCTTGtgcttaaaatattttcagttaaATACTACATTTCAAGCTAACACCTTGGGAGCCTCCTTCAGTTCCTCCCTTGAGTCCCCTGCCcagccccacccccccacccccaccccacacagAGATCCCAAGGGCCAGTCCTGGTTGATGTGATTTGTATTCCATCCATGTGCATCCCTGAAGCCAAAGCCATGGTCTCCAACAAACTGTGTTGCTACTTTTTAGAACCCTTCACAAATAATTGTGCCATATCCACACTTCCCTCGTTTTAAAGCCAGACATGATCTTGCTGCTGATGCATTCCCATCTGCTGCTCTGACTGGCCCAGAAACTGGTGTGGCTCCTTCCCTGAGGCAGGGGGCTCTTGGCCCTGCAACCTTGGCACTTGCTCTTCCCTCTGCCTGGGGACAGCCTTCCTGGGGCTTGGACTCCTCCATATCATCTTGTCCCAGGGCCTTCCAAGCTCCCCTGAAGAGAGCACTTTTCTGTGAATCTGAACCTGTATTTTATCCCAGGGGACAGTGTACAGCATAACTTGATCATCATCTGGGTCCTTGTGACTGTCGTTTGTTACTAGGCCACACAGCAGGAACAGCAACTGCCCCAGACCCCCTGTTCCAAACGCCTCCCTGCTCAGGGCTGGGAAGTTTACACTGTAACATTTTAAGTCTCTTGTCTCTTTTACTGTTTCTGTAGTTCTTAGTGGTCCCCCTTATAACTCTAGTTCAGAGGAATACCAGCTTGACTCTAATCATATAGGAAAGCTCAGCTATTTCCCCCCTGGATCATTTGTGCTGCTCTGTCATAGATGGCATAGGTtgtgtgcccatcaatagatgggtAATTGCTCTATAAAGTTGCCTTTTAAAtcaaatagaaggaaaaaaacgTTGCAATTCATTACCTTTGTGGGTGCCCCTTGTTTCTCAGGTGGAGTCCAGGTCCTATCTAGTGTCCCTTGGTTTGAGCCTACACGATTCCTTGAGTTGGGGAGAGAAGTGTGCTTGGGGGGATTCCCTTCATGGTGGTTTGTCTGGGGGTGtcttcatttttcaaggataatctTTTTGGTATAAACATCTTGGGGACTGTCGCTTTTTTTTGCCATACTTCTTGACACTCCCAGACTTACAAAGTTAACTTCAGGATTCTGAGGAAGCTGGGTTTGGGAACTGTTTCTGCCAGGTTCTCACTGTTCTGAGGTCCCTGTGCACTGTTTGTGATTGCCCCACCCTATAGGGTAAATAGGAATTTTCCCTAGCCTTGCTTCTCACAGGTGTTTGTGGATTTGAACTGCGTCTGCTGCACTGGAAAGCCCCTACTGTTTGCACGGTGCGTGGTGATGCCATTGACCTTGAGTTACATGTTAGTCCTCTCATGCCTCCTAAGAAAGAAGGGCCAACTTACCTGGTGCCCTCAGACTCAGTTCGCAACTTAAGCTGGTGATCAGGAAGCCATTCAGATGACCCAGAACATGCTGCTGCTTTTCTACATTACTATCTAGTAACAATCCCAAGAAAAGAGCTGTGTTGCATGTGGGAGATTTGTGTGCTGCTGCCTCCATGCCCACTTTCCATGCCTAGAGCCACGTGATACTTGAGGAACCTCCAGAAGGAGCTTGTGCAGGCAGCCAGTGACTCCCATCTGGCCAGGTCTGTGTGTACACCAAGAGGAgcccctgaggccacctggctgTCTGGAGGCCTTCGGAAGCATTCCCCCGGAAATTCCAGAGCTGCTCAGCACCTTCCCATCCTCCAAGAGGGCACAGTTTTAACATGAAGCAAAATGGCCATCCTTGCCAATCCCTCCTCAGGAAGCTAAAgcaaagttcaaggtcagcctcagcatcttagcaagaccctgtgaaaatattttaaaaggactggggatgtagctcagtggtagagtgaccctgtgttcaattctcaaTGCTACTAAATAAATAGGGCCAACTTTATACTATTGTTCCTCAACTTTGATAAGATCCTGATATGACCAACTAAAGCCTACTGTGGAAATCAAACTGAGAAGAATCCAAGGTCTCGCTCAACATCTTGGTTTCCAGAGAAGTCACCTAAAGCTGCTCTCAAGGGGCAACGGGTAAGGTCTTCCCCTTGCACcacatactatgctacatttgaaCACAGGCCATGAGCCTGACCCCTGGCACCCTCAGGGAACCCCAGTTAAACAGCATTGGACTGAAACTCAGAACACCCCAGGTCTGGCCCTACTCTGTTACTGACTGTGTCTTTGGGCAGCTCACTTGAACTTTGGTCTTCTCTATCCATGAAATCATCTGTGTgagatggggtggggtggggtggtgtTGTGATGGCCAGAAGTCTGCAAACATGGGTGCTCCCAGAGCTCTGTAGGAACACAGTGTCACAGTCTTGAGGAGGACCACGTTGACCTCCACCACCATCCTGAGGTCTGTCCTGGAGCTGCCTGGGTGTCTTCAACAGCAGCCAGCATCATGGGTGACTGGAATTCCTGCAGAGCTGCCTCTCATTCCCCCGGGCTCTACATCCAAAAAGGCAATGTTAAGAGCCACAGTGACCTCTTCCAGCAAGCTTACCAGATCTGAGAAAAAATATCTCATTCTAGCCTGACCCAGGGCATCGAGAACTTGGGACTCTCCTGTCCTAATGGGAGAAGCAGACCTGCCGTGTGCACGCACCAGTGTTCGCTGGCTGGGCCCTGGAGTTCAGCGCCACACCTGCTCAGCTGTCCcgtccggcaggacacatcaacgtggccagcgaacctagatggggaggaatgaagggacaagagacacgaaagGTGACAGCAAGAcagaagttctgatcaagctgcaaacttttattgttcacacaggggtatttatgggctggggatggggaagctctcttatcggcagttgctggaagtcttcacaaggtgagataacgcaggatgtttcaggaagacagatggccacaggatgtctcagggagatagatggctgcaggatgtctcccaggcaagatgtctcccagggggctgtttcttgtaactgtggggctattctttgaaggagaactcctCCCTTTTGGTCCCTGGCACTCAGCTAAACACAGCTGCAGCACAGTGGAGTGTGTCACCTCAAGGAGGCTGACAACTCGCAAAAGTGGCGGGACCTCAGCTATTCACTGAAGTGGGAGTCGCATGGGAGATGACACCAAAGGCTCCGCATCTGCTACCACCTAGGAgaggtatgtatgtatgtatgtatgtactgattgattgattggtatcagggactgaatccaggggcgcttaacccctaagccacatcctcagtccttttttatattttattttgagacagggtcttgcgctaaattgcttagtgcctccctaagttgctaaggctggctttgaactcttgatcctcctgccttagcctcctgagctactggtattacaggtgtgcaccaccgtgcctggcttggtttctttctttctttctttatgtatgtatttatttactctaatttgtcatacatgacagcagaatgtacttcaattcataatacacaaatacagcacaatttttcatgtctggttgttcacaaagacttaggataatgatgtccatctcattccaccatctttcctacccccatgcctcctccctttgccctatctaaagttcctccattccttcaTGTCCTTCCCCCATCCCCTTGGTTTATttcagagacaggatctcaccatgttgcccaggctggccttcaactcaagtgatcctcctgcttcagcctcctcagtAGCAGGGACTATAGGCACAGCTACCTGGCCCAACTCTATGCTTTTTAAGATATGTAATTTCACAAAAACTAGCACAGATTCTAGAAATATTGTGACTTTAATGATCAAGACCTTTCACCCAGTTCTTCCGGCTGCCCAAAAAAGGCCCAGGTGGCGCTGTGTCTCTTGGAACAAAATCTGCGCAGTTCCCTGTTCCAGCAGGGAGAGGCCCTGTGCGTGGCCAGCATCCTGAGGATTTGCTTTATCATTTTACCCGCTCTTGTCCTCATCAGTGTCAGACTAGCGAGGAATTCCAAAACATGGACAGTGATCTACGGCTTTGTGTGTGTCAAGGCTGGTGAGGCAGATGTGTCTTGAACTTTACCCTAAAAGGCTGAAGTAGGACAGCCTGCCATTGACAGCTGGCGCAGCTGGAAAGGTCACATTCCTCTGCACTGACGGCATCTTCATTACACATGGCAGATTTTTCAGAGGCGCAGCCCTCTCTGTGCTTAACCAGAGCAGTGTGTAAAGCTAAAATGATGGTCACTGCTAGGAATCAGGCTGCCACCACCCCTTGACTCCCTGGAGTGCCTGTTTTGGTGGTCCCCAATGTTGGCGTGTATGTCACCTGCAGGGCTTATTAGGCAGATGCGCCTCATCCGAAAAATCTCAGATCCGCAGACCCAAGGGGAGTTTGAGACCTTTGCCTTCCTCGCAGTTCCCCGGCTGTGGCAGCTGCAGTGAGCTCAAGGACCACTGACTTGGACAATAATGAGATAGAATTCTTAGAATAACATTCTAATAATAAGAATTCACAGGTGGGAATCTTAGATTACAGGATTTGAAAGTGTAGTAGAGTGTAGCCAGGCAcatggcacacgcctgtgatcctcaggattcaggaggctgaggcaggaggatcataaattcaagccTGCCTGGGTAATTtaatgagactttgtctcaaagtgaaaaataaagtaaaagggtccagggatatagctccatggtaaaacacccctgggttcgatcctaagtACCAAGAAAAAGCATATTAGGGTGATAAATCACCCTGTGCAAGTGTTAGCAGGTTGAATTCAGTTTAATCCTTAATACCTGGTTTCCTATACTATTTGACCGTATTTGAAAACCAGATCTTTACTAATGAAAAGttaagagcacatacaggatgagGGTGAGCCCAGTCCAGTGACTAGTATCTTTGGAGGAAAAACAAATTTAGAGCCAGGTGGAGTGGCAGGAgtttataatcccagctgctcaggaggcgaggcaggattgagtttgagccc is part of the Callospermophilus lateralis isolate mCalLat2 chromosome 1, mCalLat2.hap1, whole genome shotgun sequence genome and encodes:
- the Rheb gene encoding GTP-binding protein Rheb isoform X1, giving the protein MPQSKSRKIAILGYRSVGKSSLTIQFVEGQFVDSYDPTIENTFTKLITVNGQEYHLQLVDTAGQDEYSIFPQTYSIDINGYILVYSVTSIKSFEVIKVIHGKLLDMVGKVQIPIMLVGNKKDLHMERVISYEEGKALAESWNAAFLESSAKENQTAVDVFRRIILEAEKIDGAASQGKSSCSVM
- the Rheb gene encoding GTP-binding protein Rheb isoform X2, giving the protein MPQSKSRKIAILGYRSVAFTKLITVNGQEYHLQLVDTAGQDEYSIFPQTYSIDINGYILVYSVTSIKSFEVIKVIHGKLLDMVGKVQIPIMLVGNKKDLHMERVISYEEGKALAESWNAAFLESSAKENQTAVDVFRRIILEAEKIDGAASQGKSSCSVM